The following proteins are encoded in a genomic region of Takifugu flavidus isolate HTHZ2018 chromosome 3, ASM371156v2, whole genome shotgun sequence:
- the LOC130523244 gene encoding vang-like protein 2 isoform X1: protein MDNDSTYSGYSYKSSHSRSTRKHRERRDRYRQKSRDASIRGEKPGSIRVPPESLLDEESTRGDDRDDNWGETTTVVTGTSVDSVSNEDLTKIRKDLDDSLQPECRRYLSPALGASLGLLALITPLAFLLLPQLLWRDALEPCGTPCEGLYISLAFKLLILLISTWALFLRPARASLPRFFIFRCLLLALVFLFVASYWLFYGVRVLEPKETDYRGIVGYAVSLVDALLFIQYLALVLLEVRHLRPAFSLKVVRSTDGASRFYNVGYLSIQRAAVWILDQYYSDFPVYNPALLNLPKSILSKKMSAFKIYNLGEAENGTDNTTGQSRTTLSAASRRRDNSHNEFYYEEAEMERRVRKRKARLVVAVEEAFTHIKRHHAEEAASSPKHLREAMDPREAAQAIFAPLARAMQKYLRATRQQSYHTMESIINHLQFCITHNMTPKAFLERYLGPGPTIQYLEPSRGRQWTLVSEEPVTAAIHQGQVFSLRRTDFSLIVTVTSLPFLHLAEEFVDPKSHKFVMKLQSETSV from the exons ATGGACAACGATTCGACTTACTCGGGCTACTCCTACAAGTCGTCTCACTCGAGAAGCACCCGCAAGCACAG ggagaggagggacaggTATCGTCAAAAAAGCCGTGACGCCTCAATCCGCGGAGAAAAACCCGGAAGTATCCGGGTCCCCCCAGAGTCGCTGCTGGATGAGGAGTCAACCAGAGGAGACGACAGG GATGATAACTGGGGCGAGACCACCACAGTGGTCACCGGGACCTCCGTGGACAGCGTCTCAAATGAGGACCTAACAAAGATCAGGAAAGACCTTGATGATTCTCTGCAACCAGAGTGCCGGCGTTACCTGAGCCCGGCGTTGGGCGCTTCGTTGGGGCTCTTGGCTCTCATCACTCCTCTGGCCTTCCTGTTGCTCCCACAGCTCCTGTGGAGGGACGCACTGGAACCATGTGGCACGCCATGTGAGGGACTTTATATCTCCCTGGCTTTCaagctcctcatcctcctcatctccacCTGGGCTCTGTTTCTCCGCCCAGCCAGAGCCAGCCTGCCACGCTTCTTCATCTTCCGTTGTCTGCTCCTGGCATTGGTCTTCCTTTTTGTAGCATCTTATTGGCTTTTCTACGGTGTGCGGGTGCTCGAGCCCAAGGAGACCGACTACAGGGGCATTGTGGGATACGCAGTTTCTCTGGTGGATGCGCTGCTGTTCATTCAGTACCTGGCattggtgctgctggaggtcagacaCCTTCGGCCGGCTTTCTCCCTAAAGGTGGTGAGGAGCACAGATGGAGCCAGTCGCTTCTACAACGTTGGTTATCTCAG TATTCAGCGGGCAGCAGTGTGGATTCTAGACCAGTATTACAGTGACTTCCCAGTCTACAACCCTGCCCTCCTCAATCTTCCAAAGTCCATTCTTTCCAAAAAGATGTCCGCTTTCAAGATCTACAACCTTGGAGAAG CAGAGAACGGCACTGATAACACTACGGGGCAGTCAAGGACCACGCTCTCAGCTGCATCTCGGAGAAGAGACAACTCTCACAATGAGTTCTACTACGAGGAGGCGGAGATGGAGCGCAGGGTTCGCAAACGCAAAGCGAG ACTGGTGGTAGCCGTAGAGGAAGCCTTCACCCACATCAAGCGGCACCATGCCGAAGAGGCCGCGTCCTCGCCTAAACACCTGAGGGAGGCGATGGACCCCCGGGAGGCGGCCCAGGCCATCTTTGCGCCGCTGGCACGTGCGATGCAGAAATACCTGCGGGCCACAAGGCAGCAGTCCTACCACACCATGGAGAGCATCATCAACCATCTGCAGTTCTGCATCACCCACAATATGACCCCCAAA GCTTTTTTGGAGCGTTACCTCGGTCCAGGTCCGACCATTCAGTACCTagagcccagcagggggcgccagtgGACACTAGTGAGTGAAGAACCAGTGACGGCTGCAATACATCAAGGTCAAGTCTTCTCATTGCGGCGAACCGACTTCTCCCTCATAGTCACCGTGACATCCCTGCCCTTCTTGCATCTGGCCGAGGAGTTTGTCGACCCCAAAAGCCACAAGTTTGTCATGAAACTCCAGTCTGAGACTTCTGTGTAA
- the LOC130523244 gene encoding vang-like protein 2 isoform X2, which produces MDNDSTYSGYSYKSSHSRSTRKHRERRDRYRQKSRDASIRGEKPGSIRVPPESLLDEESTRGDDRDDNWGETTTVVTGTSVDSVSNEDLTKIRKDLDDSLQPECRRYLSPALGASLGLLALITPLAFLLLPQLLWRDALEPCGTPCEGLYISLAFKLLILLISTWALFLRPARASLPRFFIFRCLLLALVFLFVASYWLFYGVRVLEPKETDYRGIVGYAVSLVDALLFIQYLALVLLEVRHLRPAFSLKVVRSTDGASRFYNVGYLSIQRAAVWILDQYYSDFPVYNPALLNLPKSILSKKMSAFKIYNLGEENGTDNTTGQSRTTLSAASRRRDNSHNEFYYEEAEMERRVRKRKARLVVAVEEAFTHIKRHHAEEAASSPKHLREAMDPREAAQAIFAPLARAMQKYLRATRQQSYHTMESIINHLQFCITHNMTPKAFLERYLGPGPTIQYLEPSRGRQWTLVSEEPVTAAIHQGQVFSLRRTDFSLIVTVTSLPFLHLAEEFVDPKSHKFVMKLQSETSV; this is translated from the exons ATGGACAACGATTCGACTTACTCGGGCTACTCCTACAAGTCGTCTCACTCGAGAAGCACCCGCAAGCACAG ggagaggagggacaggTATCGTCAAAAAAGCCGTGACGCCTCAATCCGCGGAGAAAAACCCGGAAGTATCCGGGTCCCCCCAGAGTCGCTGCTGGATGAGGAGTCAACCAGAGGAGACGACAGG GATGATAACTGGGGCGAGACCACCACAGTGGTCACCGGGACCTCCGTGGACAGCGTCTCAAATGAGGACCTAACAAAGATCAGGAAAGACCTTGATGATTCTCTGCAACCAGAGTGCCGGCGTTACCTGAGCCCGGCGTTGGGCGCTTCGTTGGGGCTCTTGGCTCTCATCACTCCTCTGGCCTTCCTGTTGCTCCCACAGCTCCTGTGGAGGGACGCACTGGAACCATGTGGCACGCCATGTGAGGGACTTTATATCTCCCTGGCTTTCaagctcctcatcctcctcatctccacCTGGGCTCTGTTTCTCCGCCCAGCCAGAGCCAGCCTGCCACGCTTCTTCATCTTCCGTTGTCTGCTCCTGGCATTGGTCTTCCTTTTTGTAGCATCTTATTGGCTTTTCTACGGTGTGCGGGTGCTCGAGCCCAAGGAGACCGACTACAGGGGCATTGTGGGATACGCAGTTTCTCTGGTGGATGCGCTGCTGTTCATTCAGTACCTGGCattggtgctgctggaggtcagacaCCTTCGGCCGGCTTTCTCCCTAAAGGTGGTGAGGAGCACAGATGGAGCCAGTCGCTTCTACAACGTTGGTTATCTCAG TATTCAGCGGGCAGCAGTGTGGATTCTAGACCAGTATTACAGTGACTTCCCAGTCTACAACCCTGCCCTCCTCAATCTTCCAAAGTCCATTCTTTCCAAAAAGATGTCCGCTTTCAAGATCTACAACCTTGGAGAAG AGAACGGCACTGATAACACTACGGGGCAGTCAAGGACCACGCTCTCAGCTGCATCTCGGAGAAGAGACAACTCTCACAATGAGTTCTACTACGAGGAGGCGGAGATGGAGCGCAGGGTTCGCAAACGCAAAGCGAG ACTGGTGGTAGCCGTAGAGGAAGCCTTCACCCACATCAAGCGGCACCATGCCGAAGAGGCCGCGTCCTCGCCTAAACACCTGAGGGAGGCGATGGACCCCCGGGAGGCGGCCCAGGCCATCTTTGCGCCGCTGGCACGTGCGATGCAGAAATACCTGCGGGCCACAAGGCAGCAGTCCTACCACACCATGGAGAGCATCATCAACCATCTGCAGTTCTGCATCACCCACAATATGACCCCCAAA GCTTTTTTGGAGCGTTACCTCGGTCCAGGTCCGACCATTCAGTACCTagagcccagcagggggcgccagtgGACACTAGTGAGTGAAGAACCAGTGACGGCTGCAATACATCAAGGTCAAGTCTTCTCATTGCGGCGAACCGACTTCTCCCTCATAGTCACCGTGACATCCCTGCCCTTCTTGCATCTGGCCGAGGAGTTTGTCGACCCCAAAAGCCACAAGTTTGTCATGAAACTCCAGTCTGAGACTTCTGTGTAA
- the LOC130523259 gene encoding vang-like protein 2 isoform X3, translating to MSAFKIYNLGEENGTDNTTGQSRTTLSAASRRRDNSHNEFYYEEAEMERRVRKRKARLVVAVEEAFTHIKRHHAEEAASSPKHPREAMDPQEAAQAIFAPLARAMQKYLRATRQQSYHTMESIINHLQFCITHNMTPKAFLERYLGPGPTIQYLEPSRGRQWTLVSEEPVTAAIHQGQVFSLRRTDFSLIVTVTSLPFLHLAEEFVDPKSHKFVMKLQSETSV from the exons ATGTCCGCTTTCAAGATCTACAACCTTGGAGAAG AGAACGGCACTGATAACACTACGGGGCAGTCAAGGACCACGCTCTCAGCTGCATCTCGGAGAAGAGACAACTCTCACAATGAGTTCTACTACGAGGAGGCGGAGATGGAGCGCAGGGTTCGCAAACGCAAAGCGAG ACTGGTGGTAGCCGTAGAGGAAGCCTTCACCCACATCAAGCGGCACCATGCCGAAGAGGCCGCGTCCTCGCCTAAACACCCGAGGGAGGCGATGGACCCCCAGGAGGCGGCCCAGGCCATCTTTGCGCCGCTGGCACGTGCGATGCAGAAATATCTGCGGGCCACAAGGCAGCAGTCCTACCACACCATGGAGAGCATCATCAACCATCTGCAGTTCTGCATCACCCACAATATGACCCCCAAA GCTTTTTTGGAGCGTTACCTCGGTCCAGGTCCGACCATTCAGTACCTagagcccagcagggggcgccagtgGACACTAGTGAGTGAAGAACCAGTGACGGCTGCTATACATCAAGGTCAAGTCTTCTCATTGCGGCGAACCGACTTCTCCCTCATAGTCACCGTGACATCCCTGCCCTTCTTGCATCTGGCCGAGGAGTTTGTCGACCCCAAAAGCCACAAGTTTGTCATGAAACTCCAGTCTGAGACTTCTGTGTAA
- the LOC130523259 gene encoding vang-like protein 2 isoform X2: MSAFKIYNLGEAENGTDNTTGQSRTTLSAASRRRDNSHNEFYYEEAEMERRVRKRKARLVVAVEEAFTHIKRHHAEEAASSPKHPREAMDPQEAAQAIFAPLARAMQKYLRATRQQSYHTMESIINHLQFCITHNMTPKAFLERYLGPGPTIQYLEPSRGRQWTLVSEEPVTAAIHQGQVFSLRRTDFSLIVTVTSLPFLHLAEEFVDPKSHKFVMKLQSETSV; this comes from the exons ATGTCCGCTTTCAAGATCTACAACCTTGGAGAAG CAGAGAACGGCACTGATAACACTACGGGGCAGTCAAGGACCACGCTCTCAGCTGCATCTCGGAGAAGAGACAACTCTCACAATGAGTTCTACTACGAGGAGGCGGAGATGGAGCGCAGGGTTCGCAAACGCAAAGCGAG ACTGGTGGTAGCCGTAGAGGAAGCCTTCACCCACATCAAGCGGCACCATGCCGAAGAGGCCGCGTCCTCGCCTAAACACCCGAGGGAGGCGATGGACCCCCAGGAGGCGGCCCAGGCCATCTTTGCGCCGCTGGCACGTGCGATGCAGAAATATCTGCGGGCCACAAGGCAGCAGTCCTACCACACCATGGAGAGCATCATCAACCATCTGCAGTTCTGCATCACCCACAATATGACCCCCAAA GCTTTTTTGGAGCGTTACCTCGGTCCAGGTCCGACCATTCAGTACCTagagcccagcagggggcgccagtgGACACTAGTGAGTGAAGAACCAGTGACGGCTGCTATACATCAAGGTCAAGTCTTCTCATTGCGGCGAACCGACTTCTCCCTCATAGTCACCGTGACATCCCTGCCCTTCTTGCATCTGGCCGAGGAGTTTGTCGACCCCAAAAGCCACAAGTTTGTCATGAAACTCCAGTCTGAGACTTCTGTGTAA
- the LOC130523259 gene encoding uncharacterized protein LOC130523259 isoform X1, with amino-acid sequence MRSGASRVDKLTPIMNLLVLFILFFQLVPSKGTKQIIKFAGETVTLPSGVNGVLSQVFWSIFLNTTYIASYRKGVVKLDWHPQYNGRLDLNTFTGDLTIRNLMKQDARVYKVEFDSGGELSEKTIELSVKEVLLPPEITVVSNPTEDGWRRLVLICSSMAEGVAFTWQVNPRTVNIFKFESPRAIYSQYNITQGYANFTCTTTRGNDSTSSLYQDHPDAPSPEDETSPAPRDHPVYYFIVFLSGCLLTAILIYSKNKYDQHKKEAADVSS; translated from the exons ATGCGTTCAGGGGCTTCGCGAGTTGACAAGCTAACACCGATCATGAACCTTCTGGTACTCTTCATTCTATTCTTTCAAC tcGTCCCTTCAAAAGGCACCAAACAGATCATTAAGTTTGCAGGGGAAACGGTAACTTTGCCATCAGGAGTAAATGGAGTGCTCAGCCAAGTTTTCTGGTCGATATTTTTAAACACCACTTATATCGCCAGCTATAGAAAAGGTGTGGTCAAGCTGGACTGGCATCCTCAGTACAATGGCAGACTCGATCTCAACACGTTCACAG GAGACTTGACCATCCGTAATTTGATGAAACAGGATGCCCGGGTTTACAAAGTAGAATTTGATAGCGGTGGGGAACTCTCTGAGAAGACGATTGAGCTCTCCGTCAAAG AAGTCCTCCTGCCACCCGAGATAACAGTTGTCAGCAATCCGACCGAAGATGGATGGCGGCGGTTGGTGCTAATCTGCTCGTCGATGGCCGAAGGTGTTGCGTTCACCTGGCAGGTCAACCCTCGCACTGTGAACATTTTCAAATTTGAAAGCCCTAGAGCAATTTATTCTCAGTACAACATCACGCAAGGCTATGCCAATTTCACCTGCACCACCACAAGAGGCAATGATTCCACCTCAAGTCTCTATCAAGACCATCCCG ATGCTCCATCACCGGAGGATGAAACATCACCTGCTCCAAGAGATCACCCTGTTTACTATTTCATAGTATTTTTATCAGGATGTTTACTGACAGCCATTTTAATATACAGCAAGAACAAATATGACCAGCACAAAAAAGAGGCGGCTGACGTATCATCATAG